In Mercurialis annua linkage group LG5, ddMerAnnu1.2, whole genome shotgun sequence, a single genomic region encodes these proteins:
- the LOC130015477 gene encoding uncharacterized protein LOC130015477: MDRNWINHKGISDRRKPDYIKGVNEFLDFSFIKIGRCGKIRCPCNICMNGKFQTRESAFNHLIVYGILTDYRKWSFHGEESDEELEDDEDDLEVDETIKLVHDVTNVRVSDFTFRESEMCCENIENDVPEKFSRLMNDADKELFPGCKNFSKLEFILHLLHIKCINSWSDKSFTMLLTLLKKVFLHDETFPHNSYEAKKYMRDLGLNYNKIHACKNDCILYRKNYANAESCHVCGCSRWKSNEDKTDIEKSKAVKGKKIPNKVLRHFPLIPRLQRLYMSSKLACHMRWHKEKRCDDGILRHPADSKAWKTVDQTYPNFSSDPRNIRLGLSTDGFNPFGNLSTSYSIWPVIVVPYNLPPWMSMKSDFLMLSLLIPGDKAPGNNIDIYLEPLIEELEELWEVGVETYDAFSSTTFSLHAVLLWTISDFPAYANLSGWSTKGKLACPSCNINTCSLQLKHGHKYCYMGHRRFIEANHKWRFDKKSFDGNVETRAAPKQLSGDDILRQWHGCENIVFGKLNKKIKRKRKNQSYEHELKYNWKKKSIFFRLPYWSKLLIRHNLDVMHIEKNICDSILGTLMGIVGKSKDTVNSRIDIEKLGIRKDLHLVPKVGGKYEMPAAAYTLTLQEKRAVCEFLSNVKVPDGYSSNVGRWVNVGEGKKFGMKSHDCHVFMEDLIGPTFHGILSKEVYEPLVEMGMFFKQLCSKSLKMEVLEKLEYNIARTLCKLEQIFLPSFFDIMPHLPVHLAAEAKLAGPIQYRWMFPFER; encoded by the coding sequence ATGGATAGAAATTGGATAAATCATAAGGGTATAAGTGATAGAAGAAAGCCGGATTACATTAAGGGAGTTAATGAGTTTCtagatttttcttttattaagaTAGGGAGATGTGGTAAAATACGATGTCCATGCAATATTTGTATGAATGGAAAATTTCAGACGCGAGAATCTGCATTCAACCATTTGATTGTTTATGGAATATTAACTGATTATAGGAAATGGTCTTTTCATGGAGAAGAGAGTGACGAGGAGTTAGAAGACGATGAAGATGATTTAGAGGTTGATGAAACAATTAAATTGGTTCATGATGTCACTAATGTTAGAGTGTCAGATTTTACTTTTAGGGAAAGCGAGATGTGTTGTGAAAATATAGAAAATGATGTGCCTGAAAAGTTTTCCAGATTAATGAATGATGCTGATAAAGAGCTCTTTCCTGGTTGTAAGAACTTTTCAAAGTTAGAATTCATTCTACATCTTCTCCACATCAAGTGCATCAACAGTTGGAGCGATAAATCCTTCACCATGTTACTTACACTGTTAAAGAAAGTATTTCTTCATGATGAGACATTTCCACATAATTCTTATGAAGCAAAGAAGTACATGCGAGACCTGGGATTAAATTACAATAAGATTCATGCTTGTAAAAACGATTGCATCCTTTATCGGAAAAATTATGCAAATGCAGAAAGTTGTCACGTGTGTGGTTGCTCTCGGTGGAAAAGTAATGAGGATAAAACTGATATTGAAAAATCAAAGGCagttaaaggaaaaaaaattcctAACAAAGTCTTGCGTCATTTTCCGCTAATACCAAGACTTCAACGGCTGTATATGTCCTCAAAGCTAGCATGCCATATGAGATGGCATAAAGAAAAACGTTGTGATGATGGCATTTTGAGGCATCCAGCTGATTCAAAGGCTTGGAAAACTGTTGATCAGACATATCCAAACTTCTCATCAGATCCACGCAATATTAGACTTGGTCTATCAACAGATGGGTTTAACCCATTTGGAAATCTAAGCACTTCATATAGCATTTGGCCTGTCATAGTAGTTCCATATAACTTGCCACCATGGATgagcatgaaaagtgatttttTGATGTTATCATTGTTGATCCCAGGGGATAAAGCCCCGGGAAATAACATTGATATTTATTTGGAACCTTTGATAGAAGAGCTAGAAGAATTATGGGAGGTTGGTGTTGAGACTTATGATGCTTTTAGTTCAACTACTTTTAGTCTACATGCAGTTTTATTGTGGACTATAAGCGACTTTCCGGCTTATGCAAATTTGTCCGGTTGGAGCACAAAAGGGAAATTGGCATGTCCTTCTTGCAACATCAACACATGCTCCCTCCAACTGAAACATGGCCATAAGTATTGCTACATGGGGCATCGTAGGTTCATAGAAGCTAATCATAAGTGGAGGTTTGATAAAAAATCTTTTGATGGTAATGTGGAAACGAGGGCTGCTCCTAAACAACTCTCAGGTGATGATATCCTTCGTCAATGGCATGGTTGTGAGAATATTGTTTTTGGAAagctgaataaaaaaataaaaagaaaaaggaaaaatcaAAGTTATGAACATGAACTGAAATATAATTGGAAGAAAAAAAGCATATTTTTTCGACTTCCGTATTGGAGTAAGCTTCTTATTCGTCATAACTTAGATGTGATGCATATTGAAAAAAACATTTGTGACAGTATATTAGGAACACTCATGGGGATTGTTGGAAAGAGTAAAGATACTGTGAATTCTCGAATCGACATTGAAAAACTTGGTATTCGAAAGGATTTGCATCTTGTACCAAAAGTAGGGGGTAAATATGAAATGCCAGCAGCTGCATACACTTTAACATTGCAAGAAAAAAGAGCGGTGTGTGAGTTCTTATCGAATGTGAAAGTTCCTGATGGGTATTCTTCTAATGTTGGCAGGTGGGTTAATGTAGGAGAGGGAAAAAAATTTGGGatgaaaagtcatgactgcCATGTGTTTATGGAAGATCTAATTGGTCCAACTTTTCATGGTATCTTGAGTAAAGAAGTATATGAGCCATTAGTTGAGATGGGAATGTTCTTTAAGCAATTATGTTCGAAGTCTTTAAAGATGGAGGTGTTAGAGAAATTGGAATATAATATTGCAAGAACTCTTTGCAAACTTGAGCAAATATTTCTGCCATCATTTTTTGATATCATGCCCCATTTGCCTGTGCACTTAGCAGCTGAAGCTAAATTGGCTGGACCTATCCAATACCGCTGGATGTTTCCTTTTGAAAGGTAA
- the LOC126680365 gene encoding uncharacterized protein LOC126680365: protein MMNQVYPHWRFVVKTLPRNLYNMSLESEKDADVEAEWSHMEYSLGENSNCYVVEAEDVKYPVVRTDIEPEVIDHIHITELKEKVRQYKKKIRKWRMWWRKRGKRKTKKTKKKKEMTSMKKKNKKMIIIQMAVEMNSSSGLDGASRSDKENQFEKAKRGKTRGAKWKKKRDLEKTRVHIDIPPCLQRVVGPNAQQFITETSYHY from the exons ATGATGAATCAAGTATACCCACATTGGCGGTTTGTAGTGAAAACTTTGCCTCGCAACCTTTATAATATGTCTTTGGAAAGTGAAAAAGATGCTGACGTAGAGGCAGAGTGGAGCCATATGGAATATTCATTGGGTGAGAATTCAAATTGTTATGTAGTTGAGGCAGAGGATGTTAAATATCCTGTTGTAAGAACTGATATAGAGCCAGAAGTTATCGATCATATTCATATTACAGaactaaaagaaaaagtaagacaatataaaaaaaagataaggaAGTGGAGGATGTGGTGGAGGAAGAGGGGGAAGAGGAAAacgaagaagacgaagaagaaaaaagagatgACGAGTATGAAGAAAAAGAACAAGAAGATGATAATAA TTCAAATGGCTGTTGAAATGAACTCCTCAAGTGGACTAGATGGTGCTTCGAGATCAGATAAGGAAAATCAAT TTGAAAAAGCTAAAAGAGGAAAGACTCGAGGTGCAAAATGGAAGAAAAAAAGGGACTTGGAGAAAACAAGAGTGCATATAGATATACCTCCATGCTTGCAGCGAGTTGTAGGACCAAATGCACAACAATTCATTACCGAGACAAGCtatcactactaa